The following are encoded together in the Triticum dicoccoides isolate Atlit2015 ecotype Zavitan chromosome 6B, WEW_v2.0, whole genome shotgun sequence genome:
- the LOC119324583 gene encoding vacuolar-sorting receptor 7-like encodes MVAPARGRGRFVVEKSSVRVLAPEHFRGHHDAAIGNFGVPDYGGTLTGAVLQPDKKATGYAEFPARFKSKSGRPVVLLLDRGVLLHAQVVERAAGGGGGGADHGAP; translated from the exons atggtggcgccaGCGCGGGGGCGGGGGCGGTTCGTGGTGGAGAAGAGCAGCGTGAGGGTGCTGGCGCCGGAGCACTTCCGGGGCCACCACGACGCCGCCATCGGCAACTTCGGGGTGCCCGACTACGGCGGCACGCTCACGGGCGCCGTGCTCCAACCAGACAAGAAGGCCACCGGATACGCCGAGTTCCCGGCCAGGTTCAAGTCCAAGTccggccgccccgtcgtcctccTGCTCGACCGAGGAG TGCTACTTCACGCTCAAGTCGTGGAACGCGCAgcaggcgggggcggcggcggtgctgaTCACGGTGCTCCATGA